CGAGCGCCAGATATCCACGTCGGTCCATGCACTCGGGTCGTCGAGAGACCCACAAATGCGTACTGGCCGGAAACCGCTATTACCGACAGAGATGCCTTGAGGGGCTGACAGGCGGCCGATACGGATTTGAGGACGGATCTTCCCGCGGCGCGGTAATCCGCACGGAATTCATATAAGTGACGGCGAATGTCTCGTCGTATGTCGACGATTGCTTCGGACGGGGTCGCCGAGCGGGACGGGGCGTCCGGCTCGATCCGCAGGCGGTACGAATCGCTCCTGTGGGGGTCGATGGATCGGCTGAGCGTCACCGAGAGCCTCGAGCGGAAGATGATGGCCGCGGTCGTGCTCCAGTTCTGTTCAACGCTTGCGGTATTCGCGCTCCCGCTGGTCTTTCTCGGCCCTCGGGAAGCGTTCGCGGTCTTTCCGACGGGACAGATCGTCCTCACGGGCGTCGTTTTCTGCCTCGCGCTCGTCGCCTTCGTCAACACGCTATTGATCGCTCGCGAGGACGTTATCCGCCCGTTGCAGGAGCTCCGGGCGGTGGCCGACGGCATCGCGAACGGGCGACTCGACGACCGGCCGCCGGAACCGGATCAGGCCGACGAGATCGGCGATCTCCAGCGGTCGTTCGTCGCAATGGACGACTACCTGACGACGGTCGCCGCCCAGGCCGATGCGCTCGCCACCGAGGCGTTCGACGCCGACGTTCTCTCAAAGTCGGTTCCCGGCGACCTCGGTGATTCACTCGCCGAGATGCAGACGAGCCTCGAGACTCGAATCGCCGACCTCGAGGAGAGCCGCGAACGGATCGAGCGCCAGCGCGAACAGGTCGAACGCCGCAACGAGGCGCTCGAAGCCGACGCCGAGCGGTGTCGCGAAGTCCTCCGGCGCTGCGCGGAGGGCGATTTCACCGGCCGAGTGACGATCGAGAGCGACCACGACGCGATGGTCGAAATCGCCGACGCACTCAACGCCACGCTCGACGACCTCGAGGCGACGCTCTCGAGCATCCAGCGACTTGCGGACGAGGTCGACGAGGTCGGCACGGACGTCTCGACGAGCGTCGCGGAGATCGAGACGGCCAGCGCCGAGGTCAGCGAGTCGGCCGAACAGATCGCCACCGCCACGGAGGCCCAAAACGAGCGATTCGAGTCGGTTCGGGGCGAGATGAGC
This portion of the Halopiger aswanensis genome encodes:
- a CDS encoding methyl-accepting chemotaxis protein → MSTIASDGVAERDGASGSIRRRYESLLWGSMDRLSVTESLERKMMAAVVLQFCSTLAVFALPLVFLGPREAFAVFPTGQIVLTGVVFCLALVAFVNTLLIAREDVIRPLQELRAVADGIANGRLDDRPPEPDQADEIGDLQRSFVAMDDYLTTVAAQADALATEAFDADVLSKSVPGDLGDSLAEMQTSLETRIADLEESRERIERQREQVERRNEALEADAERCREVLRRCAEGDFTGRVTIESDHDAMVEIADALNATLDDLEATLSSIQRLADEVDEVGTDVSTSVAEIETASAEVSESAEQIATATEAQNERFESVRGEMSDLSATIEEIASTADGVADVSERAASSARDGRDTASEAVDELDRLERRSEAIVERIEALDAELGRIGEIVDLIDEIAEETNLLAVNASIEAARAGADGSRFAVVADEIKSLSEETGEATAEADAIVTDVQTSTQEAVEEIRAMQREVVDGAETIEASLAHLGEIADRVQEANEGVQSIDEATDAQAETSQEVVTMVDEATAESERTLEETSGVAAAAEEQTATISELSGAAESLSETASELNGQLAAFTVDR